A single region of the Egicoccus sp. AB-alg6-2 genome encodes:
- a CDS encoding S-layer homology domain-containing protein, whose protein sequence is MPPRSARPVRRPLTLVLAVGLLAGLLPATAGAQERATTLCQDAPPASFADRGQVAAVHRAAVDCLAHLGVVEGRVEGAAARYLPGAEVRRDQMASFVVRALEVVAGEHVPGPGDVAFTDIDGTAHADRIRQLVRIGVVEGTGATTYAPGAPVTRAQTATLLLRATAWAGGTTVDALAGGPTRFVDIAGTAHEARIQGAYHLGVTAGVETFRFAPERNVTRQQMASFLLAALRAMLEDPSTCTSARDGYTVSLPAGWRTNAGDIVPRCTVFHTERFVLEPHSEIPGGLAVHLGTAPMDHEEAADEATRAERGRRTDTAGGRTAIVVEAVDDGEGLYPAGTLVYTWYIDAPDTAAAPTLIARTTSLARDYEANKRALDGMMASLVFVGGPSA, encoded by the coding sequence ATGCCACCCCGATCCGCACGTCCTGTACGTCGGCCGCTCACCCTGGTCCTCGCCGTCGGGCTGCTGGCCGGTCTGCTGCCCGCAACGGCCGGCGCGCAGGAACGCGCGACGACCCTGTGCCAGGACGCGCCGCCAGCGTCCTTCGCCGACCGGGGCCAGGTGGCGGCCGTCCATCGCGCGGCGGTCGACTGCCTGGCGCACCTCGGCGTGGTCGAGGGTCGCGTCGAGGGCGCCGCCGCCCGCTACCTGCCCGGCGCCGAGGTGCGTCGCGACCAGATGGCGTCGTTCGTCGTCCGTGCCCTCGAGGTGGTGGCGGGTGAGCACGTGCCCGGTCCCGGCGACGTGGCCTTCACCGACATCGACGGCACCGCCCACGCCGACCGGATCCGGCAACTGGTGCGCATCGGCGTGGTCGAGGGGACCGGAGCGACCACCTACGCGCCGGGGGCTCCGGTGACGCGAGCACAGACGGCGACGTTGCTGTTGCGCGCGACGGCCTGGGCCGGTGGCACGACGGTCGATGCGCTCGCCGGCGGTCCGACCCGTTTCGTCGACATCGCCGGCACGGCGCACGAGGCACGCATCCAGGGTGCCTACCACCTCGGTGTCACCGCCGGCGTGGAGACGTTCCGGTTCGCGCCCGAACGCAACGTCACACGGCAGCAGATGGCGAGTTTCCTGCTCGCGGCGCTGCGCGCCATGCTCGAGGACCCGTCGACGTGCACCAGCGCCCGTGACGGCTACACGGTCTCGCTGCCCGCCGGCTGGCGCACCAACGCCGGGGACATCGTGCCCCGCTGCACCGTCTTCCACACCGAGCGCTTCGTCCTCGAACCGCACAGCGAGATCCCTGGCGGACTCGCCGTACACCTGGGCACCGCCCCGATGGACCACGAGGAAGCGGCCGACGAGGCCACCCGCGCGGAACGCGGCCGCCGTACCGACACGGCCGGCGGCCGGACGGCGATCGTGGTCGAGGCCGTGGACGACGGGGAAGGCCTGTACCCCGCGGGCACCCTGGTCTACACCTGGTACATCGACGCACCGGACACGGCCGCGGCGCCGACCCTGATCGCCCGCACCACCTCGCTCGCCCGCGACTACGAGGCCAACAAGCGCGCGCTGGACGGCATGATGGCATCGCTGGTCTTCGTCGGCGGGCCGAGCGCCTAG
- the ligD gene encoding non-homologous end-joining DNA ligase, with product MGAKDDGAVLDLDGHEVTISSPDKVFFEERGETKLDLVRYYEAVREPLLGAMGGRPVLLQRYPNGAAGSNFFQKRVPKNAPRWLTTTEVSTVNGTTSEALVAADVAHVAWAVNLGCLGFHVWPNRADDPAHADELRLDLDPQPGTDFDTAREAARELRTLLEEVGLTGYPKTTGKRGIHVYLRLEPRWDAYEVRSAAVAVARELERRRPDLLTAAWWKEERGERIFVDYNQNAPHKTVFGAWCVRARPGAQVSTPFAWDELDDVHPDALTIATVPDRVAEQGDPWAPMYVRPQSLEPLLAMHERDRDNGLHDAPWPPVYPKMPDEPPRVAPSRAKDPDA from the coding sequence ATGGGTGCGAAGGACGACGGCGCGGTACTGGACCTCGACGGGCACGAGGTCACGATCTCGAGCCCGGACAAGGTCTTCTTCGAGGAGCGCGGGGAGACCAAGCTCGACCTCGTCCGCTACTACGAGGCCGTCCGGGAACCGCTGCTGGGCGCCATGGGTGGGCGGCCGGTGCTCCTGCAGCGCTACCCCAATGGTGCCGCGGGGTCGAACTTCTTCCAGAAGCGGGTGCCGAAGAACGCCCCGCGCTGGCTGACCACGACCGAGGTCAGCACCGTCAACGGCACCACCTCCGAGGCGCTGGTCGCCGCCGACGTCGCGCACGTCGCCTGGGCCGTCAACCTCGGCTGTCTCGGGTTCCACGTCTGGCCCAATCGTGCCGACGATCCGGCACACGCCGACGAACTGCGGCTCGACCTCGACCCCCAGCCCGGCACGGACTTCGACACCGCCCGGGAGGCGGCCCGCGAACTGCGCACCCTCCTCGAGGAGGTCGGCCTGACCGGCTACCCGAAGACCACGGGGAAGCGCGGCATCCACGTCTACCTGCGGCTGGAGCCGCGCTGGGACGCCTACGAGGTGCGCTCGGCCGCCGTGGCGGTCGCCCGTGAGCTCGAGCGTCGCCGCCCGGACCTGCTCACCGCCGCGTGGTGGAAGGAGGAGCGGGGCGAGCGCATCTTCGTCGACTACAACCAGAACGCGCCCCACAAGACGGTGTTCGGCGCCTGGTGTGTCCGGGCGCGTCCCGGCGCGCAGGTCTCGACCCCGTTCGCCTGGGACGAACTCGACGACGTCCATCCCGACGCGTTGACCATCGCCACCGTTCCCGACCGGGTCGCGGAGCAGGGCGATCCATGGGCGCCGATGTACGTCCGGCCGCAGTCGCTCGAGCCGCTGCTGGCCATGCACGAGCGCGACCGGGACAACGGCCTGCACGACGCCCCGTGGCCGCCCGTCTACCCGAAGATGCCCGACGAGCCGCCTCGGGTCGCGCCCAGCCGCGCGAAGGACCCCGACGCCTGA
- a CDS encoding GNAT family N-acetyltransferase: MQIERDDARQRYVASDDGTPAGELTFEVEEGTIRLLHTGVAPDAEGQGVGSDLARRALDDARRDGVRVDPRCEFVAGFIDRNPEYAGLVQDR, encoded by the coding sequence GTGCAGATCGAACGCGACGACGCCCGACAGCGCTACGTGGCCAGTGATGACGGAACCCCCGCCGGCGAGCTCACCTTCGAGGTGGAGGAGGGCACGATCCGGCTCCTGCACACCGGCGTGGCGCCGGACGCCGAGGGCCAGGGTGTCGGCAGCGACCTCGCCCGTCGCGCGCTCGACGACGCCCGCCGCGACGGCGTCCGGGTCGACCCCCGGTGCGAGTTCGTGGCCGGCTTCATCGACCGCAACCCCGAGTACGCCGGACTCGTCCAGGACCGCTGA
- a CDS encoding DUF4349 domain-containing protein produces the protein MGTTRRTGRRRVGAGLMLAVFVIGCSGGQAGDTADSATMEAAEDAPEPAPAMDSGGGFDSGAGFDHDIETGEEPAHDGEVGSGDTALPTAVTLGRRVIRTATIELEDRDPAEVHDGVVRAVDQAGGFVATADLRRDRDGVLSGTVTVRVPSERLEPTLDDLEALADNTPVRRVEEQDVTVLSADLRAQLRNLEAFEEELRALLAEIGESSAEADELLRVYERIREVRAEIDRIEGRLDMVGDQVSLATITVRLTPSVAAAPVADPGWAPGETVRAALSAASRSLTAVADAAIWIGLAVLPVVAVIGLPALAVWAAWRRRQRIAETS, from the coding sequence ATGGGGACGACGCGAAGGACCGGGCGGCGGCGGGTGGGAGCGGGCCTGATGCTCGCGGTGTTCGTGATCGGCTGCTCGGGCGGCCAGGCCGGCGACACGGCCGACTCGGCCACCATGGAAGCCGCCGAGGATGCGCCGGAACCCGCACCCGCCATGGACTCGGGCGGCGGCTTCGACTCGGGAGCCGGCTTCGACCACGACATCGAGACCGGCGAGGAGCCGGCACACGACGGCGAGGTCGGGTCCGGCGACACGGCGCTACCGACCGCCGTGACGCTGGGGCGGCGGGTGATTCGCACGGCCACGATCGAACTCGAGGACCGCGACCCCGCGGAGGTGCACGACGGCGTCGTCCGCGCCGTCGACCAGGCGGGCGGTTTCGTCGCCACGGCGGATCTGCGCCGTGATCGTGACGGGGTGCTCAGCGGCACGGTGACGGTGCGGGTGCCCAGCGAGCGGTTGGAACCCACGCTCGACGACCTCGAGGCACTCGCCGACAACACCCCGGTCCGCCGCGTCGAGGAACAGGACGTCACGGTCCTGAGCGCCGACCTGCGGGCGCAACTGCGCAACCTCGAGGCATTCGAGGAGGAACTGCGGGCCCTGCTGGCCGAGATCGGCGAGAGCTCTGCCGAGGCCGACGAACTGCTGCGGGTGTACGAGCGCATCCGCGAGGTGCGCGCCGAGATCGACCGGATCGAAGGGCGGCTCGACATGGTCGGCGACCAGGTGTCGCTGGCGACCATCACGGTCCGCCTCACCCCGTCGGTCGCGGCGGCGCCGGTCGCGGATCCCGGCTGGGCGCCGGGCGAGACGGTCCGGGCCGCGCTGTCGGCCGCCAGCCGGTCGCTGACCGCGGTCGCCGACGCCGCCATCTGGATCGGCCTCGCCGTGCTGCCGGTGGTCGCCGTGATCGGCCTTCCGGCGTTGGCGGTCTGGGCCGCGTGGCGCCGCCGCCAACGGATCGCGGAGACCTCCTGA
- a CDS encoding dihydrodipicolinate synthase family protein gives MRLTGLHGAMVALVTPLDEGREVHLGDVEVLVRRAVGDGATGVVLAGTTGEGALLEPAQRETLTRTTRATVDGLVTTDAGPRPLVVAGASGATVPAVEEDVERLAAAGADAVLVLAPHTYPLTSEELTAYHLEVAQRTSVPMLVYHIPQLTGSSLEPAALPELATHPRIVGMKDSSPDADRRAAFAAEVADQDAFALLTGHGPSLAAALRAGVDGSITAIANLRLRQVVALHAAVGAGDDAEASRLQASITRTVEAIGAVAASTPAVLKAALQLDGLVTERWCRPPLHSIPPARLDHVRSALLR, from the coding sequence ATGCGGCTGACCGGCCTGCACGGCGCGATGGTGGCGCTCGTCACCCCGCTGGACGAGGGCCGCGAGGTCCACCTCGGCGACGTCGAGGTGCTGGTCCGGCGTGCGGTCGGTGACGGTGCGACCGGCGTGGTCCTGGCGGGCACGACCGGCGAGGGCGCGCTGCTCGAACCTGCTCAGCGCGAGACGTTGACCCGGACGACCCGCGCGACGGTCGACGGCCTGGTCACGACGGACGCCGGCCCCCGACCCCTCGTCGTCGCCGGCGCGTCCGGCGCGACGGTCCCCGCCGTCGAGGAGGACGTCGAGCGGCTCGCCGCGGCGGGCGCCGACGCCGTGTTGGTGCTCGCGCCGCACACCTATCCGTTGACCTCCGAGGAGTTGACGGCCTACCACCTCGAGGTCGCGCAGCGCACCAGCGTCCCGATGCTCGTCTACCACATCCCACAGTTGACGGGCTCCTCGCTGGAGCCGGCCGCGCTGCCCGAACTGGCGACGCATCCACGTATCGTCGGGATGAAGGATTCCTCGCCAGACGCGGACCGCCGGGCGGCCTTCGCGGCCGAGGTCGCCGATCAGGACGCGTTCGCGCTGCTCACCGGTCACGGCCCGTCGTTGGCGGCCGCGTTGCGTGCCGGTGTCGACGGGTCGATCACTGCCATCGCCAACCTGCGCCTGCGGCAGGTGGTCGCGCTGCATGCCGCCGTCGGTGCCGGAGACGACGCCGAGGCGAGCCGCCTGCAGGCGTCGATCACCCGCACGGTGGAGGCGATCGGGGCCGTGGCTGCCTCGACGCCCGCGGTGCTCAAGGCGGCCCTGCAACTCGACGGCCTCGTCACCGAACGCTGGTGCCGGCCGCCCCTGCACTCGATCCCACCGGCCCGTCTCGACCACGTCCGCAGCGCGCTGTTGCGCTGA
- a CDS encoding NUDIX domain-containing protein, which yields MAQRHSAGLLLFRRTSGTLEVLLAHMGGPFWARRDAGGWSLPKGEYADGEAPLAAARREFVEELGLAAPDGEVLELGTVRQSGGKVVTAFAIEADLDPEAVVPGTFEMEWPRGSGRLQRFPEVDRVAWFDLTTADEKLVVAQREFLRRLEERVDTR from the coding sequence ATGGCGCAACGACACAGTGCCGGCCTGCTGCTGTTCCGGCGCACGAGCGGGACACTCGAGGTGCTGCTCGCCCACATGGGCGGTCCGTTCTGGGCGCGACGCGACGCCGGCGGCTGGAGCCTGCCGAAGGGCGAGTACGCCGACGGGGAGGCTCCCCTGGCGGCGGCGCGACGGGAGTTCGTCGAGGAACTGGGGCTGGCGGCACCGGACGGCGAGGTGCTCGAGCTCGGGACGGTGCGCCAATCGGGCGGAAAGGTCGTCACGGCGTTCGCGATCGAGGCCGACCTCGATCCCGAGGCGGTCGTTCCCGGCACCTTCGAGATGGAGTGGCCGCGCGGGTCGGGGCGGCTGCAGCGGTTCCCCGAGGTGGACCGCGTGGCGTGGTTCGACCTGACGACCGCCGACGAGAAGCTGGTCGTCGCACAACGGGAGTTCCTGCGCCGTCTCGAGGAGCGCGTGGACACCCGGTGA
- a CDS encoding aminotransferase class V-fold PLP-dependent enzyme, which translates to MTTSMASETDARRLAAARAEFEPDVVYLNSATLGLPPRRTIDAVTSALDDWRRGTVDAAAYDLHVEASRRDYARLVGVDPSWVAVGSQVSAFVGLVAASLPPGSEVLTATGDFTSVLFPFLARSGLGVRVREAPLEDLADAVGPATSLVAVSAVQSADGRLADLDALVAACAAVGARTLVDTTQATGWLPVDASRFSFTTGGGYKWLLSPRGTAYFTIRPELLDDLVPVAASWYAGDDRWSSIYGTPLRLAAEARRFDVSPAWQAWVGQAASLELLTEVGVEALHAHACAMSRRFCDAVGLPYADSAIVSAVADDDVPERLRRAGIVAANRAGRLRLSFHVSTSETDVDRAAEALAGHLHS; encoded by the coding sequence GTGACGACGTCGATGGCCAGCGAGACCGACGCGCGGCGTCTCGCCGCGGCGCGGGCGGAATTCGAGCCGGACGTCGTCTACCTCAACAGCGCGACGCTCGGACTGCCGCCGCGCCGGACCATCGACGCGGTCACGTCGGCACTCGACGACTGGCGGCGCGGCACGGTGGACGCCGCCGCCTACGACCTGCACGTCGAGGCCAGCCGGCGCGACTACGCCCGCCTCGTCGGCGTCGATCCCTCGTGGGTCGCGGTCGGGTCCCAGGTCTCGGCGTTCGTCGGGCTGGTGGCCGCGTCGTTGCCGCCCGGGAGCGAGGTCCTGACCGCGACGGGCGACTTCACCAGCGTGCTCTTCCCGTTCCTGGCGCGATCCGGGCTGGGGGTGCGCGTGCGCGAGGCGCCACTCGAGGACCTGGCGGACGCCGTGGGCCCGGCCACGAGTCTGGTGGCCGTGTCGGCCGTGCAGTCGGCGGACGGACGTCTCGCCGACCTCGATGCGCTGGTGGCCGCCTGCGCCGCGGTCGGCGCACGGACCCTCGTGGACACCACGCAGGCCACCGGCTGGCTGCCGGTCGACGCCTCCCGCTTCAGCTTCACGACCGGCGGCGGCTACAAGTGGCTGCTGTCGCCCCGCGGAACCGCGTACTTCACCATCCGTCCGGAGCTGTTGGACGACCTCGTACCCGTCGCGGCGAGCTGGTACGCCGGCGATGACCGGTGGTCGAGCATCTACGGCACCCCGCTGCGGCTCGCTGCCGAGGCGCGCCGGTTCGACGTCTCCCCGGCCTGGCAGGCCTGGGTCGGTCAGGCCGCCTCGCTGGAACTGCTCACCGAAGTCGGCGTCGAGGCCCTGCACGCCCACGCGTGTGCGATGTCCCGGCGGTTCTGCGACGCCGTGGGGCTGCCCTACGCCGATTCGGCGATCGTGTCCGCGGTCGCCGACGACGACGTGCCGGAACGATTGCGCCGAGCGGGGATCGTGGCGGCCAACCGCGCCGGCCGACTGCGGTTGTCGTTCCACGTCTCCACCAGCGAAACGGACGTCGACCGCGCCGCCGAGGCCCTGGCCGGCCATCTCCACAGCTGA
- a CDS encoding cupin domain-containing protein codes for MDEITVLGSTYRFLARGRDTGGAYSLAEETFFGDPPPLHVHDREEESFFVLAGEGRAVVGDRAHTLEPGAFVRVPAGAPHTLVRSGDQPLRMLTLLAPGGFEEFFHAVAAWPGGEEALEDDALAALAARYHCRFVEE; via the coding sequence ATGGACGAGATCACGGTGCTCGGCAGCACCTACCGGTTCCTGGCGCGCGGACGTGACACCGGCGGTGCCTATTCGCTCGCGGAGGAGACGTTCTTCGGTGATCCTCCCCCGTTGCACGTCCACGACCGCGAGGAGGAGAGCTTCTTCGTCCTGGCCGGTGAAGGTCGCGCGGTGGTCGGCGACCGTGCGCACACGCTCGAGCCCGGCGCGTTCGTTCGGGTCCCGGCGGGTGCCCCGCACACGCTGGTGCGTTCCGGCGACCAGCCGTTGCGGATGCTGACGCTGCTGGCCCCGGGTGGCTTCGAGGAGTTCTTCCATGCGGTCGCCGCGTGGCCGGGCGGTGAGGAGGCGTTGGAGGACGACGCCCTCGCCGCACTCGCAGCGCGCTACCACTGCCGCTTCGTCGAGGAGTAG
- a CDS encoding S8 family serine peptidase, with protein MTGRLRASTAMVGIASLSLLGFVPAPSLLEPTPLLSPTTPIGDELLGHVELDLAAPDLGLGAGHGAYIVRLEGTPAAVAAAQAGDGFDLAAHRAWLRAQQDAVLGDLATQDLDVRLLTLPVGDAAGVTSTREARMTYVLNGLGVAATPAAAAALAAHPAVRVVDPVTQVTSLMDESVAHTRAPEVWELGATGAGQSVAVLDTGIDWTHPMFGGDPTYPGDTHPKVKHYETWTAGHSDAHGHGTHVAGTAAGSAAYGDTPLGLARYDGPAKDADVWAYKVLSDAGTGLNLSVVLGIESAAERGPDVMNLSLGSENGDPDSPESEALNNAAAAGIVSAVAAGNSGPGYSTIGSPGSAHDVVTVGASTDPGDRAYLASVPDAGLLDIEMVPMAGSVIPDADQTTPFVDCGLALTPADCGAAAAGRIALIERGIAPFSTKGASAEAAGAIAAVIYNEEPGNFAGSLTGVTPGIPVVAISQEDGHALRELFGADGVSTADLRLAWSEPRSIVGQVTGFSSRGPNDDFVIKPDVVAPGNDITSSVPRAGQLASPDGYGQAGGTSMAAPHVAGILAQLTELHPDWTPPMLKTALMNTAVQLVDPATDAPYSVHDQGAGMVDAFAAATTPALLGETYRDHPAHPDGTLARGSINFGVVEVGARTVVEKQLLVQDVSGQGGRWQLRFEPGDGNDRGGEGRALPDRGWRLQLDRQVRVPANGRATANLRITLDGSRLAEGDYEGHVVATNGDRTLRAPLALRVRHAADAGAAGETLWFRGNTEDGCTGEGRLDVQACDGPFLRHDDTFSGSEAATWTALGGSGIVDGTAARNIHDPNWTWFLDGEQVTLDGTLTARWWAMCSACGDLGSAGWIVRLYADGVLAVTETVEATPTFAAEVALLEASVTLPQAVTASDQITLQIEPQYLDTQTVAVIHYDSQHGCGSDDGPCDSHVVLPVRR; from the coding sequence ATGACCGGACGTCTGCGCGCGTCGACCGCCATGGTCGGCATCGCGTCACTGTCGCTGCTGGGTTTCGTACCGGCGCCGTCACTGCTCGAGCCCACGCCGCTGCTGTCGCCGACCACTCCGATCGGCGACGAACTGCTCGGTCACGTCGAACTCGACCTCGCCGCGCCGGATCTCGGGCTCGGCGCCGGCCACGGCGCCTACATCGTCCGACTGGAGGGCACCCCCGCGGCGGTGGCGGCGGCACAGGCCGGTGACGGCTTCGACCTCGCCGCCCACCGGGCCTGGCTGCGCGCGCAGCAGGACGCCGTTCTCGGGGACCTGGCCACGCAGGACCTCGACGTGCGGCTGCTGACGCTTCCGGTCGGCGACGCCGCAGGGGTGACCAGCACCCGCGAAGCCCGCATGACCTACGTCCTCAACGGCCTCGGCGTGGCCGCCACCCCGGCAGCGGCCGCCGCACTCGCCGCCCATCCCGCGGTCCGGGTCGTCGACCCGGTCACGCAGGTCACCTCGTTGATGGACGAGAGCGTCGCGCACACGCGGGCGCCGGAGGTCTGGGAGCTCGGCGCGACCGGCGCCGGCCAGTCGGTGGCCGTGCTGGACACCGGCATCGACTGGACCCACCCGATGTTCGGTGGCGACCCCACCTATCCCGGTGACACCCACCCGAAGGTCAAGCACTACGAGACCTGGACCGCCGGGCACTCCGACGCCCACGGCCACGGCACCCACGTCGCGGGGACGGCGGCGGGATCCGCTGCGTACGGCGACACCCCACTCGGCCTCGCCCGCTACGACGGCCCGGCCAAGGACGCCGACGTGTGGGCGTACAAGGTGCTCAGCGACGCCGGTACCGGGCTCAACCTGTCCGTGGTGCTCGGCATCGAGTCTGCGGCCGAACGCGGCCCCGACGTGATGAACCTGTCCCTCGGCAGCGAGAACGGCGACCCGGACTCGCCCGAGTCCGAGGCGCTGAACAACGCGGCCGCCGCCGGCATCGTCTCAGCCGTGGCCGCCGGCAACTCCGGACCCGGCTACTCCACCATCGGCAGTCCCGGCTCGGCACACGACGTGGTGACCGTCGGCGCGTCGACCGATCCGGGCGACCGCGCCTACCTCGCCTCCGTGCCCGACGCGGGACTCCTCGACATCGAGATGGTCCCGATGGCCGGATCGGTCATCCCCGACGCCGACCAGACCACGCCGTTCGTCGACTGCGGTCTCGCGCTGACCCCGGCCGACTGCGGTGCCGCTGCCGCCGGGCGCATCGCCCTGATCGAGCGCGGCATCGCGCCCTTCAGCACCAAGGGCGCCAGTGCCGAGGCGGCGGGTGCGATCGCCGCCGTGATCTACAACGAGGAGCCGGGCAACTTCGCCGGCTCGCTGACCGGGGTGACCCCGGGCATCCCGGTGGTCGCCATCAGCCAGGAGGACGGCCACGCCCTGCGCGAACTGTTCGGCGCCGACGGCGTCTCCACCGCCGACCTGCGGCTGGCGTGGAGCGAGCCGCGCTCCATCGTCGGCCAGGTCACCGGGTTCTCCAGCCGCGGCCCCAACGACGACTTCGTGATCAAGCCCGACGTCGTGGCGCCGGGCAACGACATCACCTCGTCGGTGCCGCGTGCCGGTCAGCTGGCTTCGCCCGACGGGTACGGACAGGCCGGTGGGACCTCGATGGCCGCGCCGCACGTCGCCGGGATCCTGGCGCAGCTGACCGAGCTGCACCCCGACTGGACCCCGCCGATGCTGAAGACGGCCCTGATGAACACCGCCGTCCAGCTCGTCGACCCGGCCACGGATGCGCCCTACTCCGTGCACGACCAGGGCGCGGGGATGGTGGACGCCTTCGCCGCGGCGACCACGCCGGCGCTGCTGGGCGAGACCTACCGCGACCATCCCGCCCATCCCGACGGCACGCTGGCACGTGGCAGCATCAACTTCGGCGTCGTCGAGGTGGGTGCCCGCACGGTGGTCGAGAAGCAGCTCCTCGTCCAGGACGTCTCCGGCCAGGGCGGCCGCTGGCAGCTGCGGTTCGAGCCGGGCGACGGCAACGACCGCGGCGGCGAGGGTCGCGCCCTTCCCGATCGTGGATGGCGGCTGCAACTGGACCGCCAGGTGCGCGTGCCCGCCAACGGCCGTGCGACGGCGAACCTGCGGATCACGCTCGACGGCTCGCGACTCGCCGAAGGCGACTACGAGGGGCATGTCGTCGCGACCAACGGTGACCGCACCCTGCGTGCCCCGCTGGCGCTGCGCGTCCGGCACGCTGCGGACGCCGGTGCCGCCGGCGAGACGCTGTGGTTCCGTGGCAACACCGAGGACGGCTGCACCGGCGAGGGACGACTGGACGTCCAGGCCTGCGACGGGCCGTTCCTGCGCCACGACGACACGTTCTCCGGTTCCGAGGCGGCCACGTGGACCGCACTCGGCGGCAGCGGCATCGTCGACGGCACGGCCGCCCGCAACATCCACGACCCCAACTGGACCTGGTTCCTCGACGGCGAGCAGGTCACGCTGGACGGGACGCTGACGGCCCGCTGGTGGGCGATGTGCTCCGCGTGCGGCGACCTCGGCAGCGCCGGCTGGATCGTGCGTCTGTACGCGGACGGCGTGTTGGCGGTGACCGAGACGGTCGAGGCGACCCCGACCTTCGCCGCGGAGGTGGCGTTGCTCGAGGCGAGCGTCACGTTGCCGCAGGCCGTGACCGCTTCGGACCAGATCACGCTGCAGATCGAACCGCAATACCTCGACACGCAGACCGTCGCGGTGATCCACTACGACTCCCAGCACGGCTGCGGCAGCGACGACGGTCCGTGCGACAGCCACGTGGTCCTGCCGGTGCGCCGCTGA
- a CDS encoding MFS transporter, whose translation MTTPPPPSTPPGPRSTAALLRDRTFGPWFFGNAVSNSGNWLFNVTAAVVVYRLSGSALLVGLVSVAQFGPLLLFSPLGGALSDRVDRRRLLLTSQSAAAAAATALAVAAVWWGVDAMPGAWPILAAAFGIGLGQAVSAPTLNALVPALVDDADLEGAVALTSLTFNLGRALGPATAGVLLATLGAELAFVINAVTFLVLIGALLVIRPRPREEHRDRDRSVRAGLRHVRSEPGLLLLLGGVAATGFAADPMITLAPALAEAVGGGDALAAGLVSAFGVAAVPAAAMSGPLQRRIGSLEVATGGCTVVAAGLLVSAISPAAWVAVAGFGLTGVGFVLALTGFTTVLQRRVPDRLRGRVMALWSVAFLGNRPVAALIDGAAADLVGPRWAMGVAITVALLGALVGVRLQRRRA comes from the coding sequence GTGACCACTCCGCCACCGCCGTCGACCCCTCCCGGCCCGCGCTCGACGGCCGCGCTGCTGCGCGACCGGACATTCGGCCCCTGGTTCTTCGGAAACGCCGTGTCCAACAGCGGCAACTGGCTGTTCAACGTCACGGCCGCCGTGGTGGTCTACCGGCTGAGCGGGTCGGCGCTGCTGGTCGGGCTGGTCTCGGTGGCACAGTTCGGACCGCTGCTGCTGTTCTCACCGCTCGGCGGCGCGCTGTCCGACCGGGTCGATCGACGGCGACTGCTGCTGACCTCGCAGTCGGCCGCGGCAGCCGCGGCAACCGCGTTGGCGGTCGCGGCGGTGTGGTGGGGCGTGGACGCCATGCCCGGGGCGTGGCCCATCCTCGCGGCCGCGTTCGGCATCGGTCTCGGTCAGGCAGTGTCGGCGCCGACCCTCAACGCGCTGGTGCCGGCACTGGTCGACGACGCCGACCTCGAAGGCGCGGTCGCCCTGACATCGTTGACCTTCAACCTCGGGCGCGCGCTGGGACCGGCGACGGCCGGCGTGCTCCTGGCCACGCTCGGTGCCGAGCTGGCGTTCGTCATCAACGCGGTGACGTTCCTGGTGCTGATCGGCGCCCTGCTGGTGATCCGTCCGCGCCCACGTGAGGAGCACCGTGACCGCGACCGATCCGTCCGGGCGGGCCTGCGGCACGTGCGGAGCGAGCCGGGTCTGCTCCTGCTGCTGGGCGGGGTCGCCGCGACGGGCTTCGCCGCGGACCCGATGATCACCCTCGCGCCGGCCCTGGCCGAGGCCGTCGGCGGCGGTGACGCGTTGGCGGCCGGCCTCGTCAGCGCGTTCGGGGTCGCGGCCGTCCCGGCGGCGGCGATGTCAGGACCGCTCCAGCGCCGCATCGGCAGCCTGGAGGTCGCCACCGGCGGCTGCACCGTGGTCGCCGCGGGACTTCTCGTGTCCGCCATCTCGCCGGCCGCATGGGTGGCGGTGGCCGGTTTCGGGCTGACCGGTGTCGGGTTCGTGCTCGCCCTGACCGGGTTCACGACCGTCCTGCAGCGCCGGGTGCCGGACCGATTGCGGGGTCGGGTCATGGCGCTGTGGAGCGTGGCGTTCCTCGGCAACCGTCCCGTCGCGGCGCTGATCGACGGGGCCGCCGCGGACCTCGTCGGCCCACGCTGGGCGATGGGTGTCGCGATCACGGTCGCCCTGCTCGGCGCCCTCGTCGGGGTCCGATTGCAGCGCCGACGCGCCTGA